Genomic window (Chondrocystis sp. NIES-4102):
GTCAATTGTCGCACCCATCTTGGCAACCACCCCTGGATGCCATAACCCTGGATGCACTGCTGCAATTAATTTGAGTTTTTTAGTCACAGGAGCTAAGGCTGCTACTGTAGTTAATGCTTCTAGTTGATATTCAGCACCATAACTTGCAATAAATCTAGCTTGTGCTAGGGCATAGTCGAAGCCTACATTTTCGGCAATTCTAACTATTTTGGCATTGTAATCGTAAGTCCAATTAGTATGTTGAGGGATCTTGCTTACGACCAAACCACCGCTTACATTAGGAATCCAGTAAGCAAACTTGATATCTACCATAGTTACTCCTTAATGATGAATGTAAATTGGCAAAAAACTGTTATAGATCTAAACTTTTTAAGTTGTTTTAACTAATTCTTGAGAAATTGCTGGCAAACCGTTGCTAACTGCCACCAACTCTTGTAAGGCTGCTTTAAGGCGTTGATCGCTATCTTCGTTGAGTTGAACCTCGCCATTTGCCTGGAGTTGAATTTGTTTGTCTACTAAATAAATCGTCCCTAAAATATATCTTGCTCCTAACTCAGACAAAACTGGTTTAAGAGCGTAATCAACTGATAACAAATGCGCCAGCGATCCGCCTGTAGCTAAAGGCAGAATAACTTTGCCAGAAAAGGCTTTTTGAGGGAGCAAGTCTAAGAACGCCTTTAATAGCCCTGTATAGGCAGCTTTATATATGGGGGTAGCAATAATTAAAGCATTGGCATTAGCAACTATAGCTTTTGTCGGTTCAAAGGTAGGACTATCATATTGCCCAAAAATCAAATCTTCAGGCGTTAAATCCCGAATAGAAATAATTTCGGTTTGAATTTTTTGTTGCTGTAAAATTTTAGTAGCATACTCTAAAATAGCGTAACTTTTAGATGGATAAGAAGGACTTCCAGCGATCGCCACTACATAAACCATAGATAAATCTCCTTTATTTAATCTTTGAGGAAGTTAATTGTTTGTTTGAAGTTAGTTTTTTAGAAGTAGTTGGACTAATCAGTACTCGCTCTAAAATACGTTCTACTAAAGCTGCAAACATAGCATTACCGCGTTGACGAGGGCGAGGTAAAGGCACAGGTATATCTAACTGCACTCGACCTGCTTCTAATAAGATGACGCGATCGGCTAAAATTACTGCTTCTTCAACATCATGGGTGATTAACAAAGTTGTAAATCGTTGTTTTTGCCAAAGATGCTCGATCAATCGTTGCATTTCGATACGGGTTAAAGCATCTAACGCCCCTAAAGGTTCATCCAATAGTAGTAAACGCGGTTGACTAACTAAAGCTCTAGCTAGAGCAACTCGTTGACGTTGTCCACCAGAAAGTGAGGTAATCCAATCATTAGAGCGATCTCGTAAGCCGACCTGTTCTAATGCCCACATAGCTTGGGATACCCAATTACCTTTTTGTCCTATACCGACGTTTTCTAAAACTCGTTTCCATAGTAATAACCGCTCATCCTGAAACATCATACGGGCGGATTGATTCAGCTTCTTTAAGGGTTTACCGTCAATCAAGATGCCACCACTACTGGGAATTTCCAGCCCAGCAATTAGTCTTAATAGGGTGCTTTTACCACACCCACTACGTCCAACAATTGCCACAAATTCGCCACTGGCAATTTCTAAATCTAATTTTTCTAAAACCTGTTGTTGATTATAGGATTTGCTTAACTCTAAAATTTTTAGGTCTGCTGCTTGCATTATAAATTTTCTGCTCCTAACCTTTAAGTAGGTTAATTAAAGTTGATAACTGGGATGCCACTGAAGCAACTTTGTTTCCAGTTGACGGGCGATGACATCTGCAAATTTTCCTAATAGGGCGTACAGTAAGATAGCAAACACCACCACATCCGTTTGCATAAACTCACGAGCATTCATTGCCAGATAGCCGATTCCTGAGTTGGCTGCGATCGTTTCGGCTACAATTAAGGTCAGCCACATAATTCCTAACGCATAACGTACTCCAACTAAGATTGATGGTAATGCGCCTGGAAGAATGATTTGCCAAAATAGATCCCAAAATGAAAGTCCATAAATTTTGCCCATTTCTAGTAGACCTCGATCAATAGTACGAATTCCCAAATAAGTATTTATATAAATGGGAAATAAAACCCCGATCGCAACTAAGAAAATTCTGCCACTATCGCCAATACCAAACCAAAGGATTACTAGAGGTATCATGGCTAGATGGGGAATGTTTCGCAACATCTGGACGGAAGTATCTAAAAGAAGTTCTGACCATCGAAAGACACCGTTTAACAGACCTAAAATGAAGCCTATCGCACCACCGATAATGAATCCCCATATCGCCCGAACAGCACTAATATAAATATGTTTGTATAATTCACCTGTGCTAGCTAAATGAATACCTGCCCTGACTACAGCAATAGGTGTCGGTAAAACTTTAGTAGAAATTAAACCTACCTGTGCCAATACTTGCCAAATAAGCAACAGTAAAATGGGTAGTATCCAAGGGGCAACTAGTCTTAATTGTTTTTTGTTTAAGATCTTATTCATCAGCAGAATTAGTTAAAGATGCCAAAACTGATTTCTCTTGCCTTATTTTCATGGCTTCTGCTGTATTAACTTGCTCACTTAAGCGTTCAAAAGGACGGCGCAAACTTTGTGTTTCTACTTCCCATATATAACTATGAATTTTTACCTTATCTGGAATTAAAGGTGATTTTTTCAACAATTCCACTTGTTTGAGCGCGATCGCATCTACATTAGTAAAGGTTTTAATCCAATTGGAAAAAACTCCTTGATTTAGCTTCAAATCTGGTAGAGATGGGTCTAAATCGACTTGATCAACATTAATACCTCTATCTTTCAAAACTTGGGTGATCAAATCCCCAGAAGCCGTCATCATACCGCACTCAGTATGATTGAGAACAATAATTTCTTGAGTTCCAAAAAACTGTGTTGTCAGCATAGCTGAACGAATTGCATCATCTGTCACTAGTCCGCCAGCATTACGAAAAATATGAGCATCTCCTAGTTCAATTCCTAACGCTTTTTCTACAGGTAATCGTTCATCCATACAGGCTAAAACCCATAAACGTTTATTGTTTGGAATGCCCAATTGTCTGCGCAGCGACCAATTACGTCTTTCTTCAAGCTTATGCTCGATTTGCTTATATAAACTCATAGCTTATTTCCCTATAATTACAAATCAACTTTTCTTCAATCTACAAAGGTAGCTATTTGATCTTTAAATTCCTGTTGAGGAAAATGATGATTAGCTATTATTTCGCCAAAAGGACTAAACATCACTTGCTCTGGAAGTGCTGGCAAGTTTTCCAAGGGTAAACGGGGAAATAATAATTCTGCTACACGGTAGGCTTCTTCTAAATGAGGATAACCAGATAAAATAAAATTCTCTATTCCTAAATTTGCATACTCTAACATCCTGGCTGCTACAGTATCAGGATCGCCAACTAAAGCAGTTCCAGCCCCGCCTCTAACTAAACCAATCCCAGCCCATAAATTAGGACTTATTTCTAGCGTCTCACGCTTACCTTGATGTAGTGAACTCATACGCCTTTGTCCTTCCGAATCCATACGAGCATATGCCTTTTGAGCCGTGGCGATCGCTTGCTCATCCACATATCTAATTAGTTGATTAGCTGCATCCCAGGCTTGGCTTGCTGTTTCTCGCACAATTACGTGTAAACGAATTCCAAAGCGTAATTTCCGTCCCTGTTGTTCCGCTAAATGACGAACTTGAGCAATTTTTTGAGCTACTTGATCTGGGGTTTCTCCCCAAGTTAAATAGACATCTATATGTTTAGCTGCAACTTCTTGAGCGATCGCTGAAGAACCACCAAACCATAAAGGAGGGTAGGGTTTTTGTAGAGAAGAAAACATTAATTTTCCACCACGAATGTTTAGATGTTCACCTTGAAAATGAGTTTCTGCTTCACAATTTAGCGATCGCCATGCAGTTAAAAATTCATCTGTTAGTTGATAACGTTCTGTATGATTTAAATGCAATCCATCTCCTGCTAATTCAATCGGATCGCCACCCGTAACAACGTTAATTAACAAGCGTCCCCCAGACAAGCGATCAAAAGTAGCAGCCATACGTGCAGCAACTGCGGGTGAAACTAATCCAGGACGCACCGCTACCAGAAAGCGCATCCGTTGGGTATGTGCCATCAGGGTTGCAGCGACTATCCAGGCATCTTCACAGGATCTTCCTGTCGGTAGTAACGCTCCCGTATACCCCAAGCGATCGACAGCTTGAGCAATTTGTGTCAGATAAGTGATATCGGTTGCTCGTCCACCAATTGTCGTACCTAAATAATGACCATCTCCATGAGTGGGAATAAACCAAAGAACTTGCATAATATGTATCTCCCTACATTTTAGTTGTTTGTTTGAGCTACTTCTTGAACTTGAACTGGTTTGGGTAATAGTTTTAGTTGATAAAATGTATCCGCTATTTGCTGTTGCTCCTTAATTACCTCTGGTTTGATAGTTTCAATACCACTAGGACGACGTTGTAAGACTTCTTCTAATACCGCTACGTCAATACCTAATTCAGGTGATAAAAGCTGTGCTGCTTCTGTAACATGGGTATTTGCCCAGATATCCGCTTTTTCCGTTTCTTCTAAAATTATTTGGATTCTTTCCCAATGGCGATCGGCGAAAGATTGATCTGCTAAATAAAACTCTCGATTTGCGACTAATCCCTCTCCATCTTCCAATATGCGGGCATTTGTCGCCTGTTTTGCTGCTGTATAGAAAGGATCCCAAATCGCCCAAGCATCTACACTACCTTGCTCGAAGGCAGCCCTGGCATCGGCAGGAGGCAAAAACACTGTTTCCACCTCTTCATATTTAATATTTGCTGCTTCTAAAGCCTTGACTAGCAGGTAATGTACATTAGAACCCTTATTTAAAGCAATTTTTTTACCTTTAAGATCCTTTACTGTTTTGATGGTTGAGTCTTGATGGACTAAGATGCCTTCAGCTTTGGGGTTGGGTGTTTGATTGGCAATATATTTTAAGGGTACTCCAGCAGCTTGAGCAAATAAAGGAGGTGCTTCTCCCGTGTGTCCAAAGTCGATACTACCTGCATTAATAGCTTCTAATAGTTGAGGTCCTGCAGGAAAGAGAACCCACTGTACCGTAATACCTTGACTTTTGAAACGTTGTTCTAAATTTTCTCTGGCTTTAAGGATTGATAGTGTTCCAAACTTCTGATATCCAATCCGAATAACTCGATTTTCAACTTCGTCACCAGAATTACTTGTACCCACAGAAGAAGTAACTGGGGAAATGGCATTAGTTGAGTTGACAGAATCGCTAGGAATACAGGCTGTTAAAGTCGTACTTAATCCCAAACCTATTATAAGTAGAAGCGAACTAGGTCGAAGATAGAAGCAAAACGTAGGGAAATAACTTGAAATATTTTTGAAAAATAATGTTGAGCGAAAAACCACGATTTAACCCTCTTTTATTTGGAGAGTGGAAGTAGACTGTTTTATATTAAAACACAAATTAATCAAAAATGTATTTTATTTCATTTACAAATCACACAAGATCGAAATATAATTCAAAAAAGTTAAAAGTCAAAGCAATATGAATTTATGAGCAAAGCGAACTTAGCCAAGATCTCTAACGATTCTCCTAATCAAAATGACTTTACTCAGGTACGACTACAGATTTTCTTTCCTAATTACTACCAGCAACCTCTGTTATCACTCTTAACTAGTAATTGCGCTGTAGCTTTTAACGTTACTAAATCGAGACTAGACAGCGATTATGAATTTAGGGGGCAATTAGATCTTGAACTGCGAGGTACGATTCCACAAATTTGTTGTGGACTTGCTTATTTAGAATCTCTCGACCTCAAAATTATTGGTAAAGCCAATAGCGATCGCGATAGTTGGTATTACTAAAACCTGATAGTTGCATTTATATAATAAGCTCCTTCTAAATTATGAACCTTAGTCCACTTCCAACCAATCCTCAAGAAGATAATGTTGTCCAGACTACTAGCATTTTTCAACTGTTAAAATCAGATCTCCTCACGACTAAAAAACTCTCAAACCAAAACCTTTTAGAATTATTATTTTGCTCACCTGGATTGCAAGCATTATTTCTGCATCGGGGAGCTAATTGGCTTGAGGGTTTAAAAATTCCGCTTCTGCCTCGGTTCATTTCTGCCTTAAAACGTTTTATGACAGGAATTGAAATTCATCCTGGGGCTAAAATAGGTAAGGGTGTTTTGATTTGTCATGGTTCTGGAGTTGTAATCGGTGAAACAGCGATTATTGGCGATGGAAGTCTTATCTATCAAGATGTTACTTTGGGCGGAACTGGTAAAGAGGCAGGCAAACGTCATCCAACTCTTGGGAAAAATGTGATAGTTGAGCCTGGGGCTAAAGTTTTAGGCAACATTAAAATTGGTGATAATGTTCGTATCTGCGCAGGTGCAGTTGTACTGCGAAATGTTCCAGATAATAGTGTAGTTGCGGGTGTACCTGGAAGAATAATCTATTCAGACTGGAATCTTAATTCTCAATCTGAGCAAGAATTAAAAATAGATCGGCAAGCTCAAATTATCCAAAATTTATTCAAACGAATTAAGCTACTTGAAAATCAAGTGGAAAATTGGAAATCAAAATCTAATTGTTTGTCAGATGCCTGCATAGTAGATGTTCAAGCTAATCTCCACTCTGAATCGGATGATCTGATTGAAGAATTTTTAGAAGGTGCTGGAATTTAAGTAACTAAGCACAATTGCTAATAAAACTTGTATCCAGATTAATTGTCAGTGTTTTAGATAAATTAAGCGAAATAAAAAAATGTCTTCGTAGCTCATGTTTATTGCTGCTTCTGATTGGAAACAAATTATATTTAGACTGACGTTAGCACTAATAATTGGGTGTGTGATCGGTATTAATCGTCAGCAAGGAGGTAGACCTGCAGGGATGAGAACATTCATGTTAGTCTCTATGGGATCTGCTTTGTTTGTGATGATTCCTTTATTAGTAGAAGGAGAAAGTCCTTATGCAACAACCAATGCCTTAAGTCGGACTATTCAAGGAGTGACAACAGGAGTTGGTTTTCTGGGAGCGGGACTAATCTTACAGGAATCTTCTCCAAAATCCAAAATACCAAAAATTAAGGGTTTGACCACTGCAGCATCGATTTGGGTAGCTGCTGCATTAGGGGCAGCAATGGGCTGTGGTTTATGGCAAATAGGCTTATACGGGGCTTTTTTAACTGCGGTCGCAGTGACGGAAGCCACGGGATTTCACATCCCGTGGTCGCATCACTTTAATAACCTTGAGTGGCGAAAGAGCGGATGAGACGTTCCCACTTACTGCGGAAAAATCAATTTAAGAAAATGTCAACTTTGAGTCAAATAGATATTCATTCTAATCAAAAAAATAATCGGGAAAAACTATGATTAAAAAAGATTTTTTATTCCCCTCAACTTGCCGTTTCTGTCAGTTTTACCAGTTTAATGGAGGTCAAGGCAGAGGTAATTGTGGTCAACTAAATGTTGGCGTTTATGGTCATTGGCATTCCTGCCGTTTAGCTTTACCACCTTTTGCACCATCCTGGGAAAAAGCTAATCAGGAAATGATCTAATAATGATTACCATTGGATTATATAGAGGACAATAAAAGTTATAGGAGTGATAGACTCAATATATAGTAGTTATTACTCAACAGTAGAAAGGTCAAAGCTAATATCATCATCCCATCAGGGTATTAACCAGCACATAGGGTGTATCCTGCAATTTATCAGGATATTGATATTGCTATGTAAAATCACAACCAGAATTACACATTTCCAAATGGGGTTACTTGAGGATTTGAAACAAAATTTAATTGTATTTCAGGTTTTCGGTGATTTTAAATCATATTAAATATAGACAAAAAAACTTTTAAAGGAAATAAAAATATGGCACATTCATGTTGTGGTCCTGGCTATGCGTCTCCTCAAATAGCAATGCAAGCAGAACCAGAGAAAATTCTATACGCG
Coding sequences:
- a CDS encoding alkanesulfonate monooxygenase, giving the protein MQVLWFIPTHGDGHYLGTTIGGRATDITYLTQIAQAVDRLGYTGALLPTGRSCEDAWIVAATLMAHTQRMRFLVAVRPGLVSPAVAARMAATFDRLSGGRLLINVVTGGDPIELAGDGLHLNHTERYQLTDEFLTAWRSLNCEAETHFQGEHLNIRGGKLMFSSLQKPYPPLWFGGSSAIAQEVAAKHIDVYLTWGETPDQVAQKIAQVRHLAEQQGRKLRFGIRLHVIVRETASQAWDAANQLIRYVDEQAIATAQKAYARMDSEGQRRMSSLHQGKRETLEISPNLWAGIGLVRGGAGTALVGDPDTVAARMLEYANLGIENFILSGYPHLEEAYRVAELLFPRLPLENLPALPEQVMFSPFGEIIANHHFPQQEFKDQIATFVD
- a CDS encoding MgtC/SapB transporter; this encodes MFIAASDWKQIIFRLTLALIIGCVIGINRQQGGRPAGMRTFMLVSMGSALFVMIPLLVEGESPYATTNALSRTIQGVTTGVGFLGAGLILQESSPKSKIPKIKGLTTAASIWVAAALGAAMGCGLWQIGLYGAFLTAVAVTEATGFHIPWSHHFNNLEWRKSG
- a CDS encoding carbonic anhydrase gives rise to the protein MSLYKQIEHKLEERRNWSLRRQLGIPNNKRLWVLACMDERLPVEKALGIELGDAHIFRNAGGLVTDDAIRSAMLTTQFFGTQEIIVLNHTECGMMTASGDLITQVLKDRGINVDQVDLDPSLPDLKLNQGVFSNWIKTFTNVDAIALKQVELLKKSPLIPDKVKIHSYIWEVETQSLRRPFERLSEQVNTAEAMKIRQEKSVLASLTNSADE
- a CDS encoding serine O-acetyltransferase, which translates into the protein MNLSPLPTNPQEDNVVQTTSIFQLLKSDLLTTKKLSNQNLLELLFCSPGLQALFLHRGANWLEGLKIPLLPRFISALKRFMTGIEIHPGAKIGKGVLICHGSGVVIGETAIIGDGSLIYQDVTLGGTGKEAGKRHPTLGKNVIVEPGAKVLGNIKIGDNVRICAGAVVLRNVPDNSVVAGVPGRIIYSDWNLNSQSEQELKIDRQAQIIQNLFKRIKLLENQVENWKSKSNCLSDACIVDVQANLHSESDDLIEEFLEGAGI
- a CDS encoding binding-protein-dependent transport systems inner membrane component — encoded protein: MNKILNKKQLRLVAPWILPILLLLIWQVLAQVGLISTKVLPTPIAVVRAGIHLASTGELYKHIYISAVRAIWGFIIGGAIGFILGLLNGVFRWSELLLDTSVQMLRNIPHLAMIPLVILWFGIGDSGRIFLVAIGVLFPIYINTYLGIRTIDRGLLEMGKIYGLSFWDLFWQIILPGALPSILVGVRYALGIMWLTLIVAETIAANSGIGYLAMNAREFMQTDVVVFAILLYALLGKFADVIARQLETKLLQWHPSYQL
- a CDS encoding ABC transporter-related protein encodes the protein MQAADLKILELSKSYNQQQVLEKLDLEIASGEFVAIVGRSGCGKSTLLRLIAGLEIPSSGGILIDGKPLKKLNQSARMMFQDERLLLWKRVLENVGIGQKGNWVSQAMWALEQVGLRDRSNDWITSLSGGQRQRVALARALVSQPRLLLLDEPLGALDALTRIEMQRLIEHLWQKQRFTTLLITHDVEEAVILADRVILLEAGRVQLDIPVPLPRPRQRGNAMFAALVERILERVLISPTTSKKLTSNKQLTSSKIK
- a CDS encoding NADPH-dependent FMN reductase, which produces MVYVVAIAGSPSYPSKSYAILEYATKILQQQKIQTEIISIRDLTPEDLIFGQYDSPTFEPTKAIVANANALIIATPIYKAAYTGLLKAFLDLLPQKAFSGKVILPLATGGSLAHLLSVDYALKPVLSELGARYILGTIYLVDKQIQLQANGEVQLNEDSDQRLKAALQELVAVSNGLPAISQELVKTT
- a CDS encoding aliphatic sulfonates ABC transporter substrate-binding protein, which gives rise to MVFRSTLFFKNISSYFPTFCFYLRPSSLLLIIGLGLSTTLTACIPSDSVNSTNAISPVTSSVGTSNSGDEVENRVIRIGYQKFGTLSILKARENLEQRFKSQGITVQWVLFPAGPQLLEAINAGSIDFGHTGEAPPLFAQAAGVPLKYIANQTPNPKAEGILVHQDSTIKTVKDLKGKKIALNKGSNVHYLLVKALEAANIKYEEVETVFLPPADARAAFEQGSVDAWAIWDPFYTAAKQATNARILEDGEGLVANREFYLADQSFADRHWERIQIILEETEKADIWANTHVTEAAQLLSPELGIDVAVLEEVLQRRPSGIETIKPEVIKEQQQIADTFYQLKLLPKPVQVQEVAQTNN
- a CDS encoding luciferase family protein; this translates as MVDIKFAYWIPNVSGGLVVSKIPQHTNWTYDYNAKIVRIAENVGFDYALAQARFIASYGAEYQLEALTTVAALAPVTKKLKLIAAVHPGLWHPGVVAKMGATIDFLSKGRFCLNVVSGWFKNEFTIYGEPWLDHDKILHRLVLYSLYKD